Part of the Eleginops maclovinus isolate JMC-PN-2008 ecotype Puerto Natales chromosome 3, JC_Emac_rtc_rv5, whole genome shotgun sequence genome is shown below.
TCTGCGATTCAAAGACTCTTCACTTGAACCTGcacaacaacctccatccgCCCGGGATAAGCCAGAATCACAAACCGGCCGACAGCTCCAGCCTAGGGCGTCACAGAGGAAGGGACAGGCGGCCAAAGACAGAAGAGAAGGTAAGATCTCAAATTTGGTTTGATGGTTTCTATAATTTTCTTGCCTTTATTATATTGTAATTAATATTTCTTTATGGGTCCAGATGTGCATAACACCTGCACCTGTCCTGGCTGCCCTTACTCCACTTATCCTTCTTCCTTCGATAATTTCAAACCCAGACAATCTTTGTCCTCACCCCCACGTGCTAGTGCAGTATGCCACCCCAAAGACTTCAGCAATACTGCTCCAAAAAGCGTCAGCATGTGCCTACCAGACGCCAGTGAACCCAGCAGCACAACACctgagctggagagcagggcGTCCAGTCGTTCATCTCTGGGCTCAGTGTCCCACCTTTCCGTGTTTCCCTGCTTGTGTTGCCATCACCTGCAAACCTGCACCCAGATACTGAGCCAGCAGGAAGGCACTGACCCCCGTTTTTCTCACACCCATCATCCCTTTCATGACCACCACTGTCCTTTAACATCTTGTGTACCTTGCCCTCAGCTCTCCAGCCCTTTCCACTGCTTGCCTTGCCAGCGCTCTTTACCCACCTGCTCTCACcagcacagacaaacacactctcagCAACAAGAAGAAAGAGGACTGGCGCCTACGAGCATGTTGTCGCTGCATCCCTGCATGCACTGCTCTGCCTCTTTTTCCAGACCGTCCCAGTTGCTGCAGCACCAGCGCTCTGAACATGGCAACAAACCATCCGGCTTCCTCTGCACGGAGTGTGGCAGGGCCTTCAACTCGCACAGCAATCTGCGCATCCACCTCAACGTGCACACCGGCGCCCGACCATACTCCTGCTCTGACTGTGGAAAGAGTTTTAGCCAGTCGGGGGCTCTGAAGATACACAGGCGAATTCATACAGGCGAAAGGCCGTATTCCTGTGGATTTTGTGGCAGGGGGTTTCCCCATCTTGCAGGGGTCCGAGCCCATCAGAGGACCCACACAGGAGAGAAGCCTTACTGCTGTAGCCAGTGTGGAAAATGTTTCACCCAGTCAGGAGCTCTTAAGATCCATATGCGCATCCACACAGGGGAGAGACCCTTCATCTGCAGCTTCTGTGGCAAAGGCTTCTCTAACCGCTCCGGGATACACTTCCACTACCGCACAGTCCACGGGCTGGCCCCAGAACACGGAAAAAGCTGGAGATGCACATCGAGGTACAGCAGGTCGTAGTTGTCATCCTGGGCGCCCCAGGACTTTTCCTGAAGCAGGCGTCGGGCTAAATACACCGGACGCTCTGGATACAAACTCACAAACAAACCCTGGTTCGGCCGCTGCTCATCTGGTAATGAGAAAAAATCTCAGTCAGGGGCAGCAAATccaggcagcagcagagaggggcTTCTGTATGCATGTGAAGACTGTGGCCTGCGCTTTAAGGACGCCCCGTCCAGGAACAGACACCAGACTCTGATGCACTACTCCTCTGAAGGGAGGGATGAGGAGGGGCAGGGGGAAGAGATGAGCACAAACAAGAGGGTCCACAATAACAGTGATACTTTACAACAGGCTAACAACATCCAACCTTTGGAGTGAATAGTTcttaaaaaacaagtgttgAAATGATGGGAGCAATATAGTATTTGATATAGCTCTACATCTCTTAGCGGTATTATTTAGAcctaaatgtttaatttaatttttaacACTAAAACTGATTTAATTAAAGGTTTTTGTTAATCTTAACTTCAGAAGTTCAATCATTCTTGTTTGAAACCTAACCGTTGGATAATATATCCTATTGGTGAAGTATCCAGCTGCCTGTTTCATGTCTATTTTAAAATAACCTTAATGCTTTAATCACACACCTAGCCAATTAATGAAATGCCaatcatagtttttattattatgccTTACTCAGCAGTGGTAGAGGTAAGCCAATTTATTGCAAAATGTGGCATCACAAAAAATTCTAGAagattatattacatttatgaggttcttttattaacattttcacaaataatGGCAAACTTCCACGGTCACTTTACCCTTATTATATAAAAGGCCTTAGGAGAAAGGACAATTTTCTATCTTCTTCGTTTCCACAAAGTGTTGACAGATCGgtataattaaatgtttgttaGTAATTCTATCTGTTTAAGACCTGTATTTTCCCTTAAAGAAATCTTGGCATCATGGCATAGATAATTAAAGCAGGAAATACAGAggtaaatacaattaaattactgtacagtgagAAAAGCTAACAAAAAACAAGGCCACATAttggaaatgtttatgttttgtgtgttgctTTAGGACGCTGCAGTAGGTTGGATTACTGGGGATTCATCCACTCTAATCTCCACACCATCTTGCCTGGTGTGCCTTTCTGTGTTATACTAaaagcatttataaaaaaaaacatgtttgttactatttatgtttataaatgGATGACAATTATCTGAGGAGTGAGAAAAAGCAGACAGTAAAACACTTCATTGCTGTTTAAAGCTCGAGGGAGCCCTCTAGTGGTTATTCTTCATCATAGCAACAATATGAACCACTTTGTTACAGTGTACCATTTACAGTGCTTCTTAAATGTTCgttttttgagcaaaacatgtaCATACATTGTGAATAAAATGTTCTGTGAGAACAAGTAACATTACCAATACACTTTGTTTGCATTAACCTGTTAAACACTCTGAAGCATACATTGCCGTATGTGTTTTCTGAAAGTGCAGCTTGTGATTAAACCTGTGCGACACCACTGAGCCTGCAGTTTCTTTGTGCATCACGGTATACTTCCGCAACATACTTCCAGGAAggaaatatttgtttgcatATGGCTCTCAGATCTTTGTGCACCCTTGTTTATGCATTGTGCTCCAGAGCGACTTCCCAGCTTTGGGTCCATCACCGACAGGAAGTTCAGCTCTGTCTGCATTAGTACTCTCTGGACAACACTGTCCTTCTTATCGTAAGCTCGAGATCACATTTAAGCTCAGAAGAGTCTTTTTTCCTCCATGTCTGAGCTCACAATGGCTCTTCATATGTGGGTTTTTGTAGTAAAGTGTCACATGACTTTGGCTCAGCGTACACCACACTGACGGGCCGGGGTCCGTTGGCATGCAGGGCAGGAGTGCAGTAGCCGTTGGACAACACCCTGTGTGAGGGGCAGTCGTACTGAGAGCGGCTGGGTGATGTCCTGGTGCCAGTGCTAGGTGCTGGTgtaagaggtgtgtgtgtgtggctgtgagCTAGAAGGCTGCACTCGGAGATCTGCTCACTGAATGGGGTGGCGTACTCGGGCTCTGGGGGAAGGGGCTCGGCGTACTCCGGCAGGTTGCCAGGAGTGTCATAATGGTTGAAGGCGAAGGGCGTGGTGTAGCCTTCGTCTGAGGAGGGTCTGAATGTTGACCCGATCTTCTGTCCAATAGCAGCAACAGCAGGCTCTGCATAATCTAAGTGGATATAAAAGGATATTGTATttctattcatttgaaatgcaacAAACATTGTCATGGGTATCAAAACAACCAAAACTGTATCAGTGTTAATTGGAGAGCAGTGGATTTGGTTACTGTTGGACATAACTcagctagctgttagctgcaCTTTACATCCTTGTGTGAATGAAAAACGAACAGACATGAGAGTACAATCAAGAGTCTCATCTAACTGTGTACAAAAAAGCTAATGTTTGCCTAAATCACTGAATCAGAGAGTAATTTATCGGATATCcttcttttacacattttttactttgtagAAATATCACTCAATGGAGGGTTTTATTATGCAACTACAAAGTGTGACTCTTATTTTGTTTATCCCTGTAAACAAGGCACTCCTGGGAAacagatgttattttttgtgagtttccctgttaataaatgtttttcaatcCATTCAATTTCTCTGAATATGATAAATTAACCAGGATTCAAGTAAAATCTTTAATACCATTTGATTACTAGGGGTGGCACGGATCACAAAACTCACGGTTCACGGTGTATCACGGTTTGAGGTCCACGGTTTACGGTTTTGTAcggttcttggtgtttttttacttttttatcgtAGCCCCATAATACACGCCGTTACACCAGTGGAACACTGTAATAGTCACTGAAAAGATTTTACTACCACAGCACAACATTACACAGTGCCTTTAGCAATGCATTACAACTTGGTCCTTGCCATTCTGGTAACAGCCAGTTTATAACAGGAGCCCTGTCTCTGAGAATATTCTTAGGCAGATGCTATTACTAACCATAGTTTaggatacagcatttaaaagggtataaaattatagttataatgtaacaataatgcacaaacttgaatttcaattgactctaagcacactgttttaacaatctcagaaaggtagtattttgatagagcaagagggaagacatggatgatttcaacatgttttactttattactcaaaataagtgtcaggaatgtttgctgtcctttgaacAGGCGAACACAATTGCCTATGAGAACATGAGGCCGTAAACATAATATGAGCCCACCATCCAACCAgcctaacagaaaacaaaatcaacaactcttctaatccctgagagtgaggatgtatttttttcacttgaaattaAAGTGCAGTGCTTTGAAACATATGGCTGGATTTGGTATCTAAACTTAAAGTGCCAGTGCCactgttatattaacaaaatttcgaacaaaatacacacagacacaatcagtataaaatattgcaatagaaccaaacactgcactgtttaaaacagccttccccctttcacttaattctcatattcttctgcatgaaaatgagtttgtcaacattttctggcaagagacgagacctacttgcagttacaatgtcccctgctgtggaaaaaacccgctcacttggcacagatGTACCTGGGACAGCCAGGTCACGTTGTGCCAACTTTGCTACATGGGGATACGTGCGTTGGTCTTCCACCATGCGAGGGGATTTTCATCCACAGAGATGCAGCCTGTTTCCTTGTATGAAGTGACCTCTTCACGAATTATATCTTGGAAAGGCTTTGTGCTTCTtgcctgtgttgtaaaaaaatcgtagctt
Proteins encoded:
- the LOC134862441 gene encoding LOW QUALITY PROTEIN: zinc finger protein 391-like (The sequence of the model RefSeq protein was modified relative to this genomic sequence to represent the inferred CDS: inserted 2 bases in 1 codon; deleted 2 bases in 1 codon) produces the protein MDKDKCSDIRAPCSWMEMHQIIGDLITSGNSMKDHPDVLNPAWGVPAAAAAGSGVEGLRFKDSSLEPAQQPPSARDKPESQTGRQLQPRASQRKGQAAKDRREDVHNTCTCPGCPYSTYPSSFDNFKPRQSLSSPPRASAVCHPKDFSNTAPKSVSMCLPDASEPSSTTPELESRASSRSSLGSVSHLSVFPCLCCHHLQTCTQILSQQEGTDPRFSHTHHPFHDHHCPLTSCVPCPQLSSPFHCLPCQRSLPTCSHQHRQTHSQQQEERGLAPTSMLSLHPCMHCSASFSRPSQLLQHQRSEHGNKPSGFLCTECGRAFNSHSNLRIHLNVHTGARPYSCSDCGKSFSQSGALKIHRRIHTGERPYSCGFCGRGFPHLAGVRAHQRTHTGEKPYCCSQCGKCFTQSGALKIHMRIHTGERPFICSFCGKGFSNRSGIHFHYRTVHGLAPEHGKSXGDAHRGTAGRSCHPGRPRTFPEAGVGLNTPDALDTNSQTNPGSACSSGNEKKSQSGAANPGSSREGLLYACEDCGLRFKDAPSRNRHQTLMHYSSEGRDEEGQGEEMSTNKRVHNNSDTLQQANNIQPLE